The Candidatus Hydrogenedentota bacterium genome window below encodes:
- a CDS encoding Gfo/Idh/MocA family oxidoreductase, producing the protein MSDRKLGVLVHGAGWVAGEHIKAFKNNPHTRVVAISSRRMESCRARAEEAGLEGVALYTDYEKALAHEGVDIVSVCTPQQHHADNVVAAAEAGKHIVIEKPAANTPAEMRAMLDAVTKAGVRTVVSFVLRWNPMFETVKALIADDAIGDVYYTEADYQHDIASWWTGYGEGRTKALGVSAALVAGCHAIDAARWFADKDPDRAAVPVEVFAYSGGWRKGKEVEYDYFKNAWKPAPPLEYDDLEVALVRYSNGALSKVSTNYGCVMPYMLPVEVFGTRGTIRDNRVWSHKFPGQRGWVEIPTILPESADVSHHPFQGEMDHFVDCVLNGRESHCSLADAVLTHSIVFASLRCYETGQPVRLPLEEFL; encoded by the coding sequence ATGTCGGACCGGAAGCTGGGCGTGCTGGTGCATGGCGCGGGATGGGTGGCGGGGGAGCACATCAAGGCGTTCAAGAACAACCCGCACACGCGGGTGGTGGCGATTTCGAGCCGGCGGATGGAGAGCTGCCGCGCGCGGGCGGAGGAGGCGGGGCTGGAGGGGGTGGCGCTGTACACGGACTATGAGAAGGCCCTGGCGCATGAGGGGGTGGACATTGTGTCGGTGTGCACGCCGCAGCAGCACCACGCGGACAATGTGGTGGCCGCCGCGGAGGCGGGGAAGCACATCGTCATCGAGAAACCGGCGGCGAACACGCCGGCGGAGATGCGGGCCATGCTGGACGCCGTGACGAAGGCGGGGGTGAGGACGGTGGTCAGCTTTGTGCTGCGGTGGAACCCGATGTTTGAGACGGTGAAGGCCCTCATCGCGGACGACGCCATCGGCGATGTGTATTACACGGAGGCGGACTACCAGCATGACATTGCGAGCTGGTGGACGGGCTACGGCGAGGGCCGCACGAAGGCGCTGGGCGTGAGCGCCGCGCTGGTGGCGGGGTGCCACGCCATTGACGCCGCGCGCTGGTTCGCCGACAAGGACCCGGACAGGGCGGCGGTGCCCGTGGAGGTCTTCGCGTACAGCGGGGGCTGGCGCAAGGGGAAGGAGGTGGAGTACGACTACTTCAAGAACGCGTGGAAGCCCGCGCCGCCGCTGGAGTATGACGACCTGGAGGTGGCGCTGGTCCGCTATTCCAACGGCGCCCTGAGCAAGGTCTCGACGAACTACGGCTGCGTCATGCCCTACATGCTCCCCGTGGAGGTCTTCGGCACGCGCGGCACGATCAGGGACAACCGGGTCTGGTCGCACAAGTTCCCCGGCCAGCGCGGCTGGGTGGAGATCCCCACGATCCTCCCCGAGAGCGCCGACGTGTCCCACCACCCCTTCCAGGGCGAGATGGACCACTTCGTGGACTGCGTCCTGAACGGCCGCGAGTCCCATTGCAGCCTGGCGGACGCCGTGCTCACGCACTCCATCGTGTTCGCGTCGCTGCGCTGCTACGAGACCGGCCAGCCGGTCCGCCTGCCCTTGGAGGAGTTCCTCTAA
- a CDS encoding alpha-L-fucosidase, producing MADRKLGVLEHGSGWRTGALCAVLGMLCAAGAWAQDDAARRAEALAAIDRGAAAGPFQPAWNSLETYTVPDWYLDAKFGIFIHWGVYSVPAFGNEWYPRNMYRGDSPEFRHHVKTHGPQKTFGYKDFIPGLTAAHYDPAAWAELFRKAGAKYIVPVAEHHDGFAMYDCSYSDWTAAKMGPKRDVVGELAAAVRKEGLIFGLSSHRAEHWWFFDGGRAFDSDVNDPAFAGLYGPAQPEKESTPDAAFLDDWLLRTCELVDKYQPQLVWFDWWIGQPCFQPYLQRFAAYYYNQGTAGNRGVAINYKYDSFPVKAAVWDIERGQLAEIRQPFWQTDTSVSLNSWGYVEKQRYRTVTSLVQDLVDIVSKNGALLLNIGPRPDGTIPEPEQEMLLDIGKWLEVNGEAVYGTRPWRVYGEGPTKVTDGYFTDGKKKAFTPADIRFTTKDGALYAVLLAWPKKRVAHIDSLSFSDGNVAEVTLLGAPKPLKFKQNDKGLRVNLPKEKPCDHAYALKITFQAK from the coding sequence ATGGCAGACCGGAAACTGGGCGTGCTGGAGCATGGTTCGGGATGGAGGACGGGGGCGCTGTGCGCCGTTCTGGGGATGCTGTGCGCCGCGGGCGCCTGGGCGCAGGACGACGCCGCGCGGCGCGCGGAGGCGCTGGCCGCCATTGACCGGGGCGCGGCGGCAGGGCCCTTCCAGCCCGCATGGAACTCGCTGGAGACCTACACCGTCCCCGACTGGTACCTCGACGCGAAATTCGGCATCTTCATCCACTGGGGCGTCTACTCCGTGCCCGCTTTCGGCAACGAGTGGTACCCGCGCAACATGTACCGCGGGGACTCGCCCGAGTTCCGCCACCACGTCAAGACCCACGGCCCGCAGAAGACCTTCGGCTACAAGGACTTCATCCCCGGGCTGACGGCGGCCCACTACGACCCCGCCGCCTGGGCGGAGCTCTTCCGGAAGGCCGGGGCGAAGTACATCGTCCCCGTGGCGGAGCACCACGACGGCTTCGCCATGTATGACTGCTCCTACTCCGACTGGACCGCCGCCAAAATGGGGCCCAAGCGCGACGTCGTCGGCGAGCTCGCCGCCGCCGTGCGCAAGGAGGGCCTCATCTTCGGCCTGTCCAGCCACCGCGCCGAGCACTGGTGGTTCTTCGACGGCGGCCGCGCCTTCGACTCCGACGTGAACGACCCCGCCTTTGCCGGGCTCTACGGCCCCGCCCAGCCGGAGAAGGAGTCCACGCCCGACGCCGCCTTCCTCGACGACTGGCTCCTGCGCACCTGCGAGCTGGTGGACAAGTACCAGCCCCAGCTCGTCTGGTTTGACTGGTGGATCGGGCAGCCCTGCTTCCAGCCCTACCTCCAGCGCTTCGCCGCCTACTACTACAACCAGGGCACCGCCGGGAACCGCGGCGTCGCCATCAACTACAAATACGATTCCTTCCCCGTCAAGGCCGCCGTGTGGGACATCGAGCGCGGCCAGCTCGCCGAAATCCGCCAGCCCTTCTGGCAGACCGACACCTCCGTCTCCCTCAACTCCTGGGGCTACGTCGAGAAACAGCGCTACAGGACCGTCACCTCCCTCGTCCAGGACCTCGTGGACATCGTCAGCAAGAACGGCGCCCTCCTGCTCAACATCGGCCCGCGCCCCGACGGCACCATCCCCGAGCCGGAACAGGAGATGCTCCTGGACATCGGAAAATGGCTGGAGGTGAACGGCGAGGCGGTCTACGGCACCCGCCCGTGGAGGGTCTACGGCGAGGGCCCCACCAAGGTCACCGACGGCTACTTCACCGACGGCAAGAAGAAGGCCTTCACCCCCGCGGACATCCGGTTCACCACCAAGGACGGCGCGCTCTACGCCGTGCTCCTCGCCTGGCCCAAAAAGCGCGTCGCGCACATTGACTCCCTGTCGTTCTCCGACGGCAACGTCGCCGAAGTCACCCTCCTCGGCGCGCCCAAGCCCCTCAAGTTCAAGCAGAACGACAAGGGGCTCCGGGTGAACCTGCCCAAGGAAAAGCCCTGCGACCACGCCTACGCCCTGAAGATCACCTTCCAGGCGAAGTGA
- a CDS encoding dihydroorotate dehydrogenase-like protein, whose product MDLSTTYLGLNLKNPIVVSPSPISEKLDNIRKLEDAGAAAIVLHSLFEEQIAFQSQELNANLQQGELSSPEAMTYFPDLEDYKMGPEGYLGHIRQAKEATGIPIIASLNGVSAGGWVEYAREMQQAGADAVELNVYYVPTNPGMTGAQVEDMYVDLVKTVKAAVTVPVAVKIGPYFSSMANMARRLSEAGADALVMFNRFYQPDLDLEKLEVKPDLVLSDSAALRLRLRWVAILFGHISADMAVTGGVHTGADALKCMMAGAKAAMTTSALLKRGPGHLRVMLEGMAKWMEENDYASVAQMQGAMSQKNCAEPAAFERANYMKILTSYVAQPPAPGV is encoded by the coding sequence CAGCGAGAAGCTGGACAACATCCGCAAGCTCGAGGACGCGGGTGCGGCGGCCATCGTGCTCCACTCGCTTTTCGAGGAGCAGATCGCCTTCCAGAGCCAGGAGCTGAACGCCAACCTCCAGCAGGGGGAGCTCTCCAGCCCGGAGGCGATGACCTACTTCCCCGACCTGGAGGACTACAAGATGGGGCCCGAGGGCTACCTCGGCCACATCCGGCAGGCCAAGGAGGCCACCGGCATCCCCATCATCGCCAGCCTCAACGGCGTGTCCGCCGGCGGCTGGGTGGAGTACGCCCGCGAGATGCAGCAGGCCGGCGCCGACGCCGTCGAGCTGAACGTCTACTACGTGCCCACCAACCCCGGCATGACCGGCGCCCAGGTCGAGGACATGTACGTTGACCTCGTGAAGACCGTCAAGGCCGCCGTGACGGTCCCCGTGGCCGTGAAGATCGGGCCGTACTTCAGCTCCATGGCCAACATGGCGCGGCGGCTGAGCGAGGCCGGGGCCGACGCCCTGGTCATGTTCAACCGCTTCTACCAGCCCGACCTCGACCTGGAGAAGCTCGAGGTCAAGCCGGACCTGGTGCTCAGCGACTCCGCCGCCCTGCGCCTGCGCCTGCGGTGGGTGGCCATCCTCTTCGGCCACATCTCCGCCGACATGGCCGTGACCGGCGGCGTGCACACCGGGGCCGACGCGCTCAAGTGCATGATGGCCGGCGCCAAGGCCGCCATGACGACCTCGGCCCTCCTCAAGCGCGGCCCCGGCCACCTGCGCGTCATGCTCGAGGGCATGGCGAAGTGGATGGAGGAGAACGACTACGCCTCCGTCGCCCAGATGCAGGGCGCCATGAGCCAGAAGAACTGCGCCGAGCCCGCCGCCTTTGAGCGCGCCAACTACATGAAGATCCTCACCAGCTACGTCGCCCAGCCCCCCGCCCCCGGGGTGTGA